A genome region from Meiothermus sp. Pnk-1 includes the following:
- a CDS encoding ABC transporter ATP-binding protein, translated as MSEATSPASPAAPPFPKEAPGPASLGVENVTFAYSGRPVLRGVSLELRRAEWLALLGPNGGGKSTLLRVMAGLLNPQGGRVVLEGKPLTKISSWRRGQTLAFMPQGGPYPEELTVEEVVRLGRTPHLGLLGREGRADWEAVQWAMRQTQVLEFRDRLLSTLSGGERARVMLARSLAAKPKYLLLDEPTAHLDLHHQAEFLCLLSGLRQQGIGVLTVMHDPNLALQADRVAFLQEGHIAAQGNPKEAITQELLNQIYGPMVRVRHVDGQPIVVLGGNPGVEHHG; from the coding sequence ATGTCTGAGGCCACAAGCCCCGCATCGCCCGCCGCTCCCCCTTTCCCGAAGGAAGCGCCAGGCCCAGCCTCCTTGGGAGTCGAAAATGTGACCTTCGCTTACTCAGGTAGGCCGGTGCTGCGTGGGGTGAGCCTCGAGCTGCGTAGGGCTGAGTGGCTGGCCCTCCTGGGCCCCAACGGCGGCGGGAAGAGCACCTTGCTGCGGGTGATGGCCGGCCTGCTGAACCCTCAAGGAGGAAGGGTGGTGCTCGAAGGAAAGCCCCTGACAAAAATCTCTAGCTGGCGGCGCGGGCAGACCCTAGCCTTTATGCCGCAGGGTGGCCCCTACCCTGAAGAGCTCACCGTAGAGGAGGTGGTGCGGCTGGGCCGTACCCCACACCTGGGCTTGCTAGGCCGAGAGGGCCGAGCCGACTGGGAAGCGGTGCAGTGGGCCATGCGACAGACCCAGGTGCTCGAGTTCCGCGACCGCTTGCTCTCGACCCTTTCGGGAGGAGAGCGAGCTAGGGTGATGCTGGCCCGCTCGCTCGCCGCAAAACCCAAATACCTGCTGCTGGACGAGCCCACGGCCCACCTCGATCTCCATCACCAGGCCGAATTCCTGTGCTTGCTCTCCGGGCTGCGCCAGCAAGGAATCGGGGTGCTTACGGTTATGCACGACCCCAACCTGGCCCTTCAGGCCGACCGAGTAGCCTTTCTGCAGGAAGGCCATATCGCAGCCCAAGGCAATCCCAAAGAAGCCATCACCCAGGAGCTCTTAAATCAAATCTACGGCCCAATGGTGCGGGTTCGCCACGTGGACGGCCAGCCGATAGTGGTCTTGGGAGGTAACCCAGGGGTCGAACACCATGGCTAG
- a CDS encoding peptide ABC transporter substrate-binding protein has protein sequence MKQRVIRAFVGVGSLVSMALAGPQDNSLVVGTSQEPRVLVGDFVNAISNQSIKLEIENFLLPPLIQTSRDLENMPVLVTEAPTVANKRVRFSNLPGGKRRLEIDLTLREGAVWSDGTPITTDDVALYYDFGKTKGVPTTSPDYWDRVGLQVKDKRNFTVTFEPAYFYDLDGSPIGYAPAHIMRAEWEKAKAAAQGRDAAGQAEVFRNFFTQYASPQALNAGKMVYSGPFILKRWVPGNTIEMVRNPRFFITPPGGADKYVQKVIYRIIQNTNSLLVAILGGGIDASSGVSLSFDQGRSPQLTRRAEGRFEVWFVPTPFFEHIEVNQFTNLEQVKNLGLADKRTRQALMYAINREAISKAFFEGLQPVAHTWVFPQNPLYSSNVRRYEYNPDKARALLAELGWKPGPDGILQRTVDGKTVRFEIEYQTTAGNAVRERIQQFIQDNLRQVGIAVKINNAPSAVVLGPNRARAQDGAWTGFLHFAFSMGLQDDGVRSACRDDEGKQIFVPTKENGYRGTNFGGWCNADYDKLRTQAVVEFDAAKRKALFAQMQAIWAEEVAMIPLYFQADPRVFRKGLVNWVSSTFASSGSPTVEPWLIGWEQRGAQKVYDQAKYALAIPSASR, from the coding sequence ATGAAGCAACGGGTTATACGAGCTTTCGTCGGGGTAGGGTCATTGGTCAGCATGGCCTTAGCTGGGCCACAGGACAACAGCTTAGTGGTGGGCACCTCACAGGAACCTCGGGTGCTGGTAGGGGATTTTGTGAACGCCATCAGCAACCAGAGCATCAAGTTGGAGATCGAGAATTTCCTACTTCCCCCCCTAATCCAGACCAGCCGCGATCTGGAGAATATGCCGGTCTTGGTCACCGAGGCCCCTACCGTGGCTAACAAGCGGGTGCGCTTCAGCAACCTGCCGGGGGGCAAGCGGAGGCTCGAGATTGACCTCACCCTGCGCGAAGGCGCGGTCTGGTCCGACGGAACCCCCATCACCACCGACGACGTGGCGCTGTACTACGACTTCGGCAAGACCAAAGGGGTGCCTACCACCTCGCCCGACTACTGGGACCGGGTGGGCTTGCAGGTCAAGGACAAGCGGAACTTCACCGTTACCTTCGAGCCCGCTTATTTCTATGACCTCGACGGAAGCCCCATCGGGTATGCCCCGGCCCACATCATGCGCGCGGAGTGGGAGAAGGCCAAAGCAGCCGCCCAAGGCCGCGATGCTGCCGGGCAGGCCGAGGTGTTTCGCAACTTCTTCACCCAGTACGCCTCGCCACAAGCGCTCAACGCGGGCAAGATGGTCTACTCCGGGCCCTTCATACTCAAGCGCTGGGTCCCCGGCAATACCATTGAGATGGTGCGCAACCCGCGCTTTTTCATCACCCCTCCGGGTGGGGCCGACAAATACGTACAGAAGGTGATCTACCGCATCATCCAGAACACCAACTCCCTGTTGGTGGCGATTCTGGGTGGAGGAATTGACGCTTCCTCGGGGGTCTCGCTGAGCTTCGATCAAGGGCGTTCTCCTCAGCTCACCCGCCGGGCCGAGGGCCGTTTCGAGGTGTGGTTCGTGCCCACCCCCTTCTTTGAGCACATCGAGGTCAACCAGTTCACTAACCTCGAGCAGGTAAAAAACTTGGGCCTAGCAGATAAGCGCACCCGCCAGGCGTTGATGTACGCCATCAACCGCGAGGCAATCAGCAAGGCTTTCTTCGAAGGGTTACAACCGGTTGCTCACACCTGGGTGTTCCCCCAGAACCCCCTGTACAGTTCCAACGTACGGCGATACGAGTACAACCCCGACAAAGCCCGCGCCCTGCTGGCTGAACTGGGCTGGAAGCCGGGGCCGGACGGCATCTTGCAGCGCACTGTGGACGGCAAAACCGTGCGCTTTGAAATCGAGTACCAGACCACCGCCGGAAACGCTGTGCGCGAGCGCATTCAGCAATTCATCCAAGATAACCTGCGCCAGGTGGGTATCGCGGTCAAGATCAATAACGCCCCCTCAGCGGTGGTGCTGGGGCCCAATCGGGCTCGAGCTCAGGATGGGGCCTGGACTGGCTTTTTGCACTTTGCCTTCAGCATGGGGTTACAAGACGACGGGGTGCGCTCGGCTTGCCGCGACGATGAAGGCAAACAGATTTTTGTCCCCACCAAGGAAAACGGCTACCGCGGCACCAACTTCGGCGGTTGGTGCAACGCCGACTACGATAAACTGCGGACCCAAGCGGTGGTAGAGTTCGATGCCGCCAAGCGTAAAGCGCTATTTGCCCAGATGCAGGCCATTTGGGCCGAGGAGGTGGCGATGATCCCTCTATACTTTCAGGCCGACCCGCGAGTCTTCCGCAAAGGGCTGGTGAACTGGGTTTCCTCGACTTTCGCCAGCTCGGGATCGCCTACCGTGGAGCCTTGGCTGATCGGCTGGGAGCAGCGGGGAGCACAGAAGGTCTACGATCAGGCCAAGTATGCCCTAGCCATCCCCTCGGCTAGCCGCTGA
- a CDS encoding nitroreductase: MSDFLSIPAEARAVLETIRNRRSIKQIYYLPHPVPKEHLERMLEAANWAPTHGQTEPWRFTVFAGEARRALGEKFAESYRLGTPPEAFEVAKYEQQRERVWKVPVWISLGVLVGTNPKIPEWEEVAAVACAVQNMQLVARSMGLGTFWASGMPVRHENTARFVGLEPPHKLLGFLMVGYPSIPWPEGQRGDWREKVQWKLG, from the coding sequence ATGAGCGACTTCCTTTCGATCCCCGCGGAGGCTCGGGCAGTGCTCGAGACCATCCGCAACCGCCGCAGCATCAAGCAGATCTACTACCTTCCCCATCCGGTGCCCAAAGAGCACCTCGAGAGGATGCTCGAGGCCGCCAACTGGGCTCCTACCCACGGCCAGACCGAACCCTGGCGTTTCACCGTGTTTGCCGGGGAGGCTCGCCGGGCTTTGGGGGAAAAGTTCGCCGAGTCTTACCGCCTGGGCACCCCGCCCGAGGCTTTCGAGGTGGCCAAGTACGAGCAGCAGCGGGAGCGAGTCTGGAAAGTTCCGGTGTGGATCTCGCTGGGGGTGCTCGTGGGTACCAACCCCAAAATTCCCGAGTGGGAAGAGGTGGCGGCGGTAGCCTGCGCGGTACAGAACATGCAGTTGGTGGCGCGGAGTATGGGTCTGGGGACTTTTTGGGCCTCGGGGATGCCGGTGCGCCACGAGAACACCGCGCGCTTTGTGGGCCTCGAGCCCCCGCACAAGCTGTTGGGCTTCCTGATGGTCGGCTACCCGTCCATCCCCTGGCCCGAGGGCCAGCGCGGCGACTGGCGCGAGAAGGTGCAGTGGAAGCTCGGGTGA
- a CDS encoding ABC transporter ATP-binding protein — MTQALTASYTAALEGRAVARLDRVSKRFGKTQALEGVSLEVYPGELLALLGPNGAGKSTAISLMAGLRRPDEGTVRLFGLDPREPKARLYLGVTPQETGLPGELRVYEVLDLVQAYYPHPMPRGELLERFGLVGLERRQCGGLSGGQKRRLAVALAFAGNPKLVILDEPTTGLDVEARRALWEGVRRYQAEGGTVLLTTHYLEEAEALASRVVVIDHGKILAAGTVREIKARVGLRQVRFRAPEVPRLEGVSKLERENGTIVLYTPDSDAVVRQLVQQHIPFSDLEVRSVSLEEAFVALTGTAKS; from the coding sequence ATGACCCAAGCCCTGACTGCTTCCTACACAGCGGCCCTCGAGGGCCGCGCGGTGGCCCGCTTGGATAGGGTTTCTAAGCGTTTTGGTAAGACCCAAGCGCTCGAGGGGGTGAGCCTGGAAGTCTATCCCGGCGAACTCTTGGCGCTCTTGGGGCCCAATGGGGCGGGCAAGAGCACCGCGATCAGCCTGATGGCGGGGTTGCGGAGGCCGGATGAGGGGACGGTACGGCTATTCGGCCTTGACCCGCGAGAGCCCAAAGCGCGCCTTTACCTCGGGGTGACCCCCCAGGAGACCGGCTTGCCGGGCGAACTCCGGGTTTACGAGGTGCTGGATCTGGTGCAAGCCTACTATCCCCACCCCATGCCGCGGGGGGAACTGCTCGAGCGCTTTGGTCTGGTCGGCCTCGAGCGCCGCCAGTGCGGCGGGCTCTCCGGTGGGCAGAAGCGCCGGCTGGCCGTAGCGCTGGCGTTTGCGGGCAACCCCAAGCTGGTGATCCTCGACGAGCCCACTACCGGCCTCGACGTGGAGGCGCGGCGGGCATTATGGGAGGGGGTCAGGCGTTACCAAGCCGAAGGCGGCACGGTGCTGCTTACCACCCACTACCTGGAAGAGGCCGAGGCCCTGGCCAGCCGGGTGGTGGTGATCGATCACGGCAAGATCCTTGCAGCAGGCACCGTGAGGGAGATCAAGGCTCGGGTGGGGCTGCGCCAGGTGCGCTTTCGTGCCCCCGAGGTGCCCCGCCTGGAAGGGGTCAGCAAGCTCGAGCGCGAAAACGGCACCATCGTCCTCTACACCCCCGACTCGGACGCGGTGGTACGTCAGCTGGTGCAACAACACATACCTTTTAGCGACCTCGAAGTCCGCTCGGTGAGCCTCGAGGAAGCCTTCGTCGCCCTTACCGGTACCGCCAAATCCTAG
- a CDS encoding ABC transporter permease, whose translation MNLILAQYKASVLSLSRNPGYFVGSIVFPAVFFLIFGPPNAKDPLTANFLMGSFTIFAVMGALFFGFAVGIANDRASSWAVYERTLPGSPYVRLVSRALNGFTFAAGAVVVMALVAHLTTPAHLPLAAWGRLVLALVVGAIPISLLGFAIGYFASPKGAGTLAQLFYLPLSFLGGLWVPPQNLPEVVQKFSQFTPTRHWGELVWRAVTGEAWKAQDFLSLAAFTLIFGTIALWGYQRDQGQRFS comes from the coding sequence ATGAACCTGATCCTCGCCCAATACAAAGCCAGCGTTCTGAGCCTCTCGCGCAACCCTGGCTACTTCGTGGGATCCATCGTCTTCCCGGCAGTCTTTTTCCTGATTTTTGGGCCACCTAACGCCAAAGACCCCCTCACCGCCAACTTCCTGATGGGATCTTTCACGATCTTCGCGGTGATGGGGGCCTTGTTCTTCGGCTTCGCGGTGGGGATCGCCAACGATCGGGCCTCGAGCTGGGCGGTGTACGAGCGCACCCTACCGGGTTCGCCCTATGTGCGCCTGGTCTCGAGGGCTCTGAACGGTTTTACTTTTGCCGCGGGTGCCGTGGTGGTAATGGCCCTCGTCGCCCACCTCACCACCCCGGCGCACCTGCCCCTGGCCGCTTGGGGCCGGTTGGTTCTGGCCTTGGTTGTAGGGGCCATTCCCATCAGCCTCTTGGGCTTTGCCATCGGCTACTTCGCCTCGCCCAAGGGGGCCGGGACGCTGGCCCAACTCTTCTACCTGCCGCTTTCCTTCCTGGGCGGGCTGTGGGTTCCGCCGCAAAACCTGCCCGAAGTGGTGCAGAAGTTCTCCCAGTTCACCCCCACCCGGCACTGGGGTGAGCTGGTCTGGCGGGCGGTGACCGGGGAAGCTTGGAAGGCCCAAGACTTCCTCAGCCTGGCGGCGTTCACCCTGATTTTTGGAACCATAGCCCTGTGGGGCTACCAGCGCGACCAAGGACAGCGCTTCAGTTAA
- a CDS encoding DUF5522 domain-containing protein, translating to MSKKTELQEGLDYYLENGLYVFTERYHLRRGYCCGSRCRHCPYPKEVQAEAIRRRLAGLPPDPAAPRRAGG from the coding sequence ATGTCCAAGAAGACCGAACTGCAAGAAGGGCTCGACTACTACCTCGAGAACGGCCTGTACGTCTTCACCGAGCGCTACCACCTGCGCCGGGGGTACTGTTGCGGCTCGAGGTGCCGCCACTGCCCCTACCCCAAAGAGGTGCAGGCCGAGGCGATCCGCCGCCGCCTGGCCGGATTGCCGCCAGACCCGGCGGCCCCTCGCCGGGCGGGCGGATAG
- a CDS encoding iron ABC transporter permease produces the protein MINAKPGRQPLSARYASRALVFLGLVGLLGVALVLGVGQGAVYVSPREVLRALSGAEVNPIVTDLRLPRVLGAMGVGAALGLAGAAFQGLFRNPLADPYLMGSAAGAAFGVTLAVSLGGSLSSAYSSSQIFAALPSYVTLFAFLGAVLAVALTLALSGGALRTHELILAGVVVGAVLTGLTTYLMLKDADRTRAVMAYTLGNLSFLGWTGVRALALYLLFSLPFLWILGRTLNALSLGEETARSLGLPLPWLKLLVIGLATLLTAASVAYAGIIGFVGLIAPHALRRLVGGDYRLLLPASALGGAALLVFSDLLARVLTRPAELPVGVVTTILGGPFFLYLLWRGRRNV, from the coding sequence ATGATCAACGCCAAACCCGGGCGCCAGCCCCTGTCCGCGCGGTATGCCTCGAGGGCACTGGTATTCCTCGGGCTGGTGGGGCTGCTGGGGGTGGCGCTGGTGCTCGGGGTGGGGCAGGGGGCGGTGTATGTCTCTCCCCGCGAGGTGCTGCGGGCCCTAAGTGGGGCCGAGGTCAACCCCATCGTGACCGACCTGCGGCTGCCCCGGGTGCTGGGGGCGATGGGGGTAGGAGCAGCCTTGGGCTTGGCTGGAGCAGCCTTCCAAGGGCTATTTAGAAACCCTCTGGCCGATCCTTACCTGATGGGCTCGGCTGCGGGTGCGGCCTTTGGGGTGACGCTGGCGGTGAGCCTAGGCGGAAGCCTGAGCAGCGCCTACTCGAGCAGCCAGATCTTCGCCGCCCTGCCGAGCTACGTAACCCTCTTCGCCTTTCTCGGAGCGGTGCTGGCGGTTGCCCTAACCCTGGCGCTCTCCGGCGGGGCTTTGCGCACCCACGAACTGATCCTGGCCGGGGTGGTGGTAGGCGCGGTGCTGACCGGGCTCACCACCTACCTGATGCTCAAGGACGCCGACCGCACCCGCGCGGTGATGGCCTACACCCTGGGCAACCTCAGTTTCCTGGGTTGGACAGGGGTACGGGCGCTGGCTTTGTACCTGCTTTTCTCCCTGCCGTTTCTGTGGATTTTAGGGCGCACCCTCAACGCGCTCAGCCTGGGCGAGGAGACCGCCCGCAGCCTAGGGCTTCCCCTCCCTTGGCTCAAATTGCTGGTGATCGGCCTGGCGACCTTGCTCACGGCGGCTTCGGTAGCCTACGCTGGGATCATCGGCTTTGTGGGGTTGATAGCGCCCCATGCCCTGCGGCGGCTGGTGGGTGGGGATTACCGGCTGCTCCTCCCCGCTTCCGCGCTGGGAGGGGCGGCGCTGCTCGTGTTTTCGGACCTGCTGGCTCGGGTCCTAACCCGCCCCGCTGAACTCCCGGTGGGAGTGGTGACGACGATCTTGGGTGGGCCGTTTTTCCTGTATTTGCTGTGGAGGGGAAGACGAAATGTCTGA